A stretch of the Staphylococcus sp. NRL 16/872 genome encodes the following:
- the pfkA gene encoding 6-phosphofructokinase: MKKIAVLTSGGDSPGMNAAVRAVVRKAIYNDIEVYGIYQGYQGLLDDDIHKLELGSVGDTIQRGGTFLYSARCPQFKEASVRKKGIENLHKHGIEGLVVVGGDGSYRGAQRISEETKDIKTIGIPGTIDNDINGTDFTIGFDTALNTIIDCVDKIRDTASSHARTFIVEVMGRDCGDLALWAGLSVGAETILVPEAHTDIKDIAEKIEKGIKRGKKHSIVMVAEGCMTGQECANELMKYINVDARVSVLGHIQRGGSPSGTDRVLASRLGGYAVELLLKGETGKGVGIKNNKLTATPFEDIFNKNDHKFNTDIYELAKELSI, encoded by the coding sequence ATGAAGAAAATTGCGGTATTAACAAGTGGTGGAGATTCACCAGGCATGAACGCTGCTGTAAGAGCAGTAGTGCGTAAGGCGATTTATAATGATATTGAAGTTTATGGAATTTATCAAGGTTATCAAGGTTTATTAGACGATGATATTCATAAACTTGAATTAGGCTCAGTTGGAGACACTATCCAACGTGGAGGCACTTTCCTTTACTCTGCTAGATGTCCACAATTCAAAGAAGCGAGTGTTCGTAAAAAAGGGATAGAGAATTTACACAAGCATGGAATTGAAGGTTTAGTTGTAGTAGGTGGAGATGGTAGTTACCGAGGGGCACAACGTATCAGTGAAGAAACTAAAGATATTAAAACTATAGGGATTCCGGGTACAATTGATAATGATATTAATGGTACGGATTTCACGATTGGTTTTGATACTGCTTTAAATACAATCATTGATTGCGTAGATAAAATTCGAGATACAGCATCAAGTCATGCTAGAACTTTTATTGTCGAAGTAATGGGTCGTGACTGTGGGGATTTAGCACTGTGGGCTGGCTTATCAGTAGGAGCTGAAACGATATTAGTACCAGAAGCGCATACAGATATTAAAGATATTGCTGAAAAAATAGAAAAAGGTATTAAGCGTGGCAAAAAACATTCTATAGTGATGGTAGCCGAAGGTTGTATGACTGGACAAGAATGTGCTAATGAATTAATGAAATATATTAATGTAGATGCGCGTGTATCAGTTTTAGGCCATATTCAACGTGGCGGTAGTCCATCAGGTACTGATAGAGTACTTGCTTCACGCTTAGGTGGTTATGCTGTAGAATTATTATTGAAAGGTGAAACAGGTAAAGGCGTTGGTATTAAGAATAATAAGCTAACGGCAACCCCGTTCGAAGACATTTTCAATAAAAATGATCATAAATTTAATACAGATATTTATGAATTAGCAAAAGAGTTATCTATTTAA
- the pyk gene encoding pyruvate kinase: MRKTKIVCTIGPASESEEMLEKLMKAGMNVARLNFSHGSHEEHKARIDTIRKVANKLDKTIGILLDTKGPEIRTHDMKDGIITLEKGKEVIVSMNQVEGTPEKFSVTYGDLINDVEVGSYILLDDGLVELQVKDIDKDKGEVKCDILNTGELKNKKGVNLPGVKVNLPGITDKDAADILFGIKEDVDYIAASFVRRPSDVLDIREILERENNHNITIFPKIENQEGIDNIEEILEVSDGLMVARGDMGVEIPPESVPIVQKDLIRKCNKLGKPVITATQMLDSMQRNPRATRAEASDVANAIYDGTDAVMLSGETAAGLYPEEAVKTMRDIAVSAEAAQDYKKLLSDRTKLVETSLVNAIGVSVAHTALNLNVKAIVAATESGSTAVTISKYRPHSDIIAVTPSEHTARQLALVWGAYPVIKQGRKTTDDLLNNAVATAVETGRVSNGDLIIITAGVPTGEQGTTNMMKLHLVGDEIAKGQGVGRGSVVGRTIVANSAQDLEDKDLSESIIVTNSVDETLVPYVEKAVGLITEENGITSPSAIIGLEKGIPTVIGVEHATKEFKDDILVTVDAAQGKIFEGYANVL, encoded by the coding sequence ATGAGAAAGACTAAAATCGTATGTACTATTGGACCTGCATCAGAGTCAGAAGAAATGTTAGAAAAATTAATGAAAGCTGGAATGAACGTTGCACGTTTAAACTTCTCTCATGGTAGTCATGAAGAACACAAAGCGCGTATCGATACCATTCGTAAAGTAGCTAACAAATTAGATAAAACTATTGGAATTCTATTAGATACTAAAGGACCTGAAATTCGCACACATGATATGAAAGATGGCATAATTACTCTTGAAAAAGGTAAAGAAGTTATCGTAAGTATGAATCAAGTAGAAGGAACACCTGAGAAATTCTCAGTGACATACGGTGATTTAATTAACGACGTAGAAGTAGGCTCTTATATCTTACTTGATGACGGTTTAGTTGAATTACAAGTTAAAGACATTGATAAAGATAAAGGCGAAGTTAAATGTGATATTTTAAATACAGGTGAATTAAAAAATAAAAAAGGTGTTAACTTACCAGGTGTTAAAGTTAATTTACCAGGTATCACTGATAAAGATGCTGCAGACATCTTATTTGGTATTAAAGAAGATGTAGATTATATTGCAGCAAGTTTCGTACGTCGTCCAAGTGACGTATTAGACATCCGTGAAATCCTAGAGAGAGAGAATAATCACAATATTACAATTTTTCCTAAAATAGAGAACCAAGAAGGTATTGATAATATCGAAGAAATTCTTGAAGTTTCTGATGGTTTAATGGTTGCTCGTGGTGACATGGGGGTTGAAATTCCACCTGAATCAGTACCAATTGTGCAAAAAGATTTAATTAGAAAATGTAATAAACTTGGTAAACCAGTTATTACTGCAACTCAAATGCTTGATTCTATGCAACGTAATCCACGTGCTACACGAGCTGAAGCAAGTGACGTAGCGAATGCAATTTACGATGGTACTGATGCAGTAATGTTATCTGGTGAAACTGCTGCAGGTTTATATCCTGAAGAAGCGGTTAAAACAATGAGAGATATTGCTGTATCTGCTGAAGCAGCTCAAGATTATAAAAAGTTATTATCTGACCGTACTAAATTAGTTGAAACATCTCTTGTAAATGCGATTGGTGTTTCTGTTGCGCACACAGCTTTAAACTTAAATGTTAAAGCAATTGTTGCTGCAACAGAAAGTGGTTCTACAGCAGTAACTATTTCTAAATACCGTCCACATTCAGATATTATTGCAGTTACACCTAGCGAACATACAGCTCGTCAATTAGCATTAGTATGGGGCGCTTATCCTGTGATTAAACAAGGTCGCAAAACTACTGATGATCTTTTAAACAATGCAGTGGCAACAGCTGTTGAAACTGGAAGAGTAAGCAATGGTGACTTAATCATTATTACTGCAGGTGTACCAACTGGTGAACAAGGTACAACTAATATGATGAAATTACATTTAGTAGGTGACGAAATCGCTAAGGGTCAAGGCGTTGGTCGCGGATCAGTAGTTGGTAGAACTATTGTTGCGAATAGCGCACAAGATTTAGAAGATAAAGATTTAAGTGAATCTATCATTGTTACTAATTCTGTAGATGAAACTTTAGTGCCATATGTTGAAAAAGCTGTAGGCTTAATCACAGAAGAAAATGGTATTACATCTCCAAGTGCGATTATAGGACTTGAAAAAGGTATTCCTACTGTGATTGGTGTTGAACATGCTACTAAAGAATTCAAAGATGATATTTTAGTTACAGTAGATGCTGCACAAGGTAAAATCTTTGAAGGCTATGCTAACGTCTTATAA
- a CDS encoding amino acid permease, whose amino-acid sequence MAEEKLQRGLSNRHVQLIAIGGAIGTGLFLGAGQTIAMTGPSILFTYIIIGFMLFMFMRGLGEIMIQNTRFHSFADVTNEYIGPFAGFVTGWTYWLCWIITGMAEVTAVAKYVSFWFPNIPNWISALFCVLILMAFNLLSAKLFGELEFWFAIIKIVTIIALIVVGLIMVLFAFNTQFGHASFTNLYKHGIFADGASGFFMSFQMALFSFVGIEMIGVTAGEAKDPEKTIPKAINAVPLRILVFYVGALAVIMSIIPWDKVDPNESPFVRLFSLIGIPFAAGLINFVVLTAAASSCNSGIFSNSRMLFGLSEQDQAPPSFRKTNKNGVPHIAIIVSSALLLVTALLNYIFPDATLVFTYVTTISTVLFIIVWALIIIAYINYHRKNPELHKKVDYKLPGGKYMAYAILVFFILVFCLLFVNETTRNAIFLTPLWFIILGLMYLRYKNVAKRTK is encoded by the coding sequence ATGGCTGAAGAAAAATTACAAAGAGGGTTAAGTAATCGTCATGTGCAATTAATTGCTATTGGCGGCGCAATTGGTACAGGGTTATTTTTAGGAGCTGGACAAACAATAGCAATGACTGGTCCTTCTATTTTATTCACCTATATTATTATAGGCTTCATGTTATTCATGTTCATGAGAGGTCTCGGAGAAATTATGATTCAGAACACTCGTTTCCACTCTTTTGCAGACGTGACTAATGAATACATAGGACCCTTTGCTGGCTTTGTAACTGGTTGGACGTATTGGTTATGTTGGATTATTACTGGAATGGCAGAAGTTACAGCAGTTGCTAAATATGTAAGTTTCTGGTTCCCTAATATTCCGAACTGGATTTCAGCATTATTTTGTGTACTAATATTAATGGCATTTAACTTATTAAGTGCTAAATTATTCGGTGAATTAGAATTCTGGTTCGCGATTATCAAAATTGTTACTATCATCGCTTTAATAGTAGTAGGTTTAATAATGGTGTTATTCGCGTTCAATACACAATTTGGACATGCAAGTTTCACTAACTTATATAAACATGGCATCTTTGCAGATGGTGCTTCTGGTTTCTTTATGTCATTCCAAATGGCACTATTCTCATTCGTAGGTATTGAAATGATTGGTGTTACAGCAGGAGAAGCAAAAGATCCAGAGAAAACTATTCCAAAAGCAATTAATGCAGTACCATTAAGAATTTTAGTATTCTACGTAGGTGCGTTAGCAGTTATCATGTCAATTATTCCGTGGGATAAAGTTGATCCAAATGAAAGTCCATTTGTACGATTATTCTCATTAATTGGTATTCCATTTGCTGCAGGTTTAATTAACTTCGTAGTATTAACAGCAGCAGCTTCATCTTGTAACAGTGGTATCTTCTCAAATAGTCGTATGCTATTTGGATTATCTGAACAAGACCAAGCTCCACCTTCTTTTAGAAAAACAAATAAAAACGGTGTACCACATATTGCGATAATTGTATCATCAGCATTATTATTAGTTACAGCTTTACTAAATTACATCTTCCCTGATGCTACTTTAGTATTTACTTATGTAACAACGATTTCAACTGTATTATTTATTATCGTGTGGGCATTAATTATTATCGCTTATATTAACTATCATAGAAAAAATCCTGAACTACATAAAAAAGTTGATTATAAGCTTCCTGGTGGTAAATATATGGCATATGCGATTCTAGTGTTCTTTATCTTAGTTTTCTGTTTATTATTTGTAAATGAAACTACTAGAAATGCAATTTTCTTAACACCATTATGGTTTATCATTTTAGGTTTAATGTACTTAAGATATAAAAACGTAGCTAAAAGAACTAAATAA
- a CDS encoding citrate synthase has translation MAELQKGLEGVIAAETKISSIIESQLTYAGYDIDDLAEHAQFEEVIFLLWNYKLPTQDELDTLKEKLNKYMTLNPRVYKHFEEYATDNVHPMTALRTSVSYIAHFDPDAEDETEENRKERAIRIQAKIASLVTAFARVRNGKEPVKPNPELSYAANFLYMLRGELPTDTEVEAFNKALVLHADHELNASAFTARCAVSSLSDMYSGIAAAVGSLKGPLHGGANEQVMNMLSDVKSVDEVDAYLDEKFKNKEKIMGFGHRVYKDGDPRAKYLREMSRKITSETGRSELYDISIAIEKRMREEKGIIPNVDFFSATVYHSMDIPHNLFTPIFAVSRTSGWTAHILEQYRDNRIMRPRAKYIGEKDRKYLPIEER, from the coding sequence ATGGCAGAATTACAAAAAGGTTTAGAAGGGGTAATTGCAGCTGAAACTAAAATCAGTTCAATTATTGAGAGTCAATTAACATATGCGGGTTATGACATTGACGATTTAGCAGAACATGCGCAATTCGAAGAAGTTATCTTCCTTTTATGGAATTATAAATTACCTACTCAAGACGAATTAGATACATTAAAAGAAAAATTAAATAAATATATGACATTGAACCCAAGAGTGTATAAACACTTTGAAGAATATGCAACTGATAATGTACATCCAATGACTGCTTTACGTACATCAGTTTCTTACATTGCACATTTTGATCCTGATGCTGAGGATGAAACAGAAGAAAATAGAAAAGAAAGAGCAATCCGCATTCAAGCTAAGATTGCATCATTAGTTACTGCATTTGCACGTGTACGAAACGGTAAAGAGCCAGTAAAGCCTAACCCAGAGTTAAGTTATGCTGCAAACTTCCTATATATGTTAAGAGGAGAATTACCAACTGACACAGAGGTTGAGGCATTTAATAAGGCATTAGTTTTACATGCAGACCATGAACTTAACGCCTCAGCATTTACAGCTCGTTGTGCAGTTTCTTCTTTATCTGATATGTATTCAGGGATCGCAGCAGCAGTTGGTTCATTAAAAGGGCCTTTACACGGTGGCGCCAACGAACAAGTTATGAATATGTTATCTGATGTTAAATCAGTGGATGAAGTAGATGCTTATTTAGATGAAAAATTCAAAAACAAAGAGAAAATTATGGGCTTTGGTCATCGTGTATATAAAGATGGAGATCCACGTGCTAAATATTTACGTGAAATGAGTCGTAAAATTACTTCTGAAACTGGAAGAAGCGAATTATATGACATTTCTATTGCTATCGAAAAACGTATGCGTGAAGAAAAAGGTATTATTCCTAATGTAGACTTCTTCAGTGCAACTGTATATCATAGTATGGATATTCCACATAATTTATTCACACCAATTTTCGCAGTAAGTCGTACTTCTGGCTGGACTGCTCATATTTTAGAACAATATCGTGATAATAGAATTATGAGACCACGTGCAAAATATATTGGTGAAAAAGATCGTAAATATCTACCAATAGAAGAAAGATAA
- the icd gene encoding NADP-dependent isocitrate dehydrogenase, which yields MSAEKITRANEGLNVPNEPIIPFIIGDGIGPDIWKAASRVIDAAVEKAYNGEKRIEWKEVLAGQKAYDETGEWLPKETLDTIKEYLIAIKGPLTTPIGGGIRSLNVALRQELDLFTCLRPVRWFKGVPSPVKRPQDVDMVIFRENTEDIYAGIEFKEGTDEVKKVIDFLQNEMGATNIRFPETSGIGIKPVSKEGTERLVRAAIQYAIDNDRKAVTLVHKGNIMKFTEGSFKQWGYDVAQNEFADKVFTWQQYDEIVEKDGKDAANEAQNKAEQEGKIIIKDSIADIFLQQILTRPAEHDVVATMNLNGDYISDALAAQVGGIGIAPGANINYETGHAIFEATHGTAPKYANLNKVNPSSELLSSVLMLEHLGWQEAADKITDAIEATIASKVVTYDFARLMDGAKEVSTSEFADELIKNLK from the coding sequence ATGTCTGCAGAAAAAATTACTAGAGCGAATGAAGGATTAAACGTACCAAACGAACCAATCATCCCATTTATTATTGGTGATGGAATTGGCCCAGATATTTGGAAAGCAGCAAGTCGTGTGATTGACGCCGCTGTTGAAAAAGCGTACAACGGCGAAAAACGTATTGAGTGGAAAGAAGTCTTAGCTGGTCAAAAAGCATATGATGAAACTGGTGAGTGGTTACCAAAAGAAACACTAGATACGATAAAAGAATATTTAATCGCGATTAAAGGACCTTTAACTACACCAATTGGTGGAGGTATTCGTTCACTTAACGTAGCTTTACGTCAAGAATTAGATCTATTTACTTGCTTACGTCCTGTACGTTGGTTTAAAGGTGTGCCTTCACCAGTTAAACGTCCTCAAGACGTTGATATGGTTATCTTCCGTGAAAATACTGAAGATATTTATGCTGGCATTGAATTTAAAGAAGGAACTGATGAAGTTAAGAAGGTCATTGACTTCTTGCAAAATGAAATGGGCGCAACTAATATCCGCTTCCCAGAAACTTCTGGAATTGGTATTAAACCTGTTTCAAAAGAAGGAACTGAACGTTTAGTAAGAGCTGCGATCCAATATGCGATTGATAATGATCGTAAAGCTGTGACTTTAGTTCATAAAGGTAACATTATGAAATTCACTGAAGGATCATTTAAACAATGGGGTTATGATGTAGCTCAAAATGAATTTGCAGATAAAGTATTTACGTGGCAACAATATGATGAAATTGTCGAAAAAGATGGTAAAGATGCTGCAAATGAAGCACAAAACAAAGCTGAACAAGAAGGTAAAATCATCATTAAAGATTCAATTGCGGATATCTTCTTACAGCAAATTTTAACACGTCCAGCTGAACATGATGTAGTTGCTACAATGAACTTAAATGGTGACTATATTTCAGATGCTTTAGCGGCACAAGTTGGTGGTATTGGTATCGCACCAGGTGCCAATATTAACTATGAAACTGGACATGCGATTTTCGAAGCAACACATGGTACTGCTCCTAAATACGCAAACTTAAATAAAGTCAATCCTTCATCAGAATTATTAAGTTCTGTATTAATGCTTGAACACTTAGGATGGCAAGAAGCAGCAGATAAAATTACTGATGCTATTGAAGCAACAATTGCTTCAAAAGTCGTAACTTATGACTTTGCGCGTTTAATGGATGGTGCTAAAGAAGTTTCTACATCTGAATTTGCTGATGAACTTATTAAAAATTTAAAATAA
- a CDS encoding response regulator transcription factor gives MSQKVLVVDDEQSIVTLLKYNLETAGYIVEVAYDGEEALEKVNEVQPELIVLDVMLPKKDGIEVCKTIRSDKNLVPILMLTAKDDEFDRVLGLELGADDYMTKPFSPREVVARVKAILRRSKFASEVEKDDVDEEDIIIENIRIRPEFFEVYKDDELLELTPKEFELLLYLIERQGRVITREHMLNSVWNYEFAGDSRIVDVHISHLRDKLEENPKQPKLIKTVRGLGYKLERPKG, from the coding sequence ATGTCACAAAAAGTATTAGTTGTGGATGACGAACAATCCATTGTAACTTTACTAAAATATAATCTTGAAACAGCTGGTTACATCGTAGAAGTTGCTTACGATGGGGAAGAAGCACTTGAAAAAGTAAATGAAGTTCAACCTGAACTGATTGTTTTAGATGTAATGTTACCGAAAAAAGATGGAATTGAAGTTTGTAAGACGATTCGTTCTGATAAAAACCTTGTTCCAATTTTAATGTTAACGGCTAAAGATGATGAATTTGATCGCGTATTAGGATTAGAATTGGGTGCAGATGACTATATGACTAAACCTTTTTCGCCTAGAGAAGTGGTAGCCAGAGTAAAAGCTATCCTTAGAAGATCGAAGTTTGCTAGTGAAGTAGAAAAAGATGATGTAGATGAAGAAGATATAATAATTGAAAATATTAGAATTAGACCTGAATTCTTTGAAGTTTATAAAGATGACGAGTTACTAGAATTAACGCCTAAAGAATTTGAATTACTTTTATACTTAATCGAAAGACAGGGACGAGTAATTACAAGAGAACATATGCTTAATTCAGTTTGGAATTATGAATTTGCTGGAGATTCTAGGATAGTTGATGTACACATTAGTCATCTAAGAGATAAATTAGAAGAGAATCCTAAGCAGCCTAAATTGATTAAAACTGTACGTGGTTTAGGGTATAAATTAGAAAGACCTAAAGGTTAA
- a CDS encoding two-component system histidine kinase PnpS, translating to MLKFHHRLLLLLSAITIISFIGLGAIIHHTIYQILSTTQSAELNHISENFLKLNKQKNNKEITNIASDQHLTVYIYEDGKTIYKLGNHQKINKNIDNAANPSDIIYHNENGQLRYTFKHTVNDKTIYISGLNNEIIDLQKSMWKYLSLIGIIVLLAIYLAVRSINRTYIRPINEVTYATSLIADGYYHVRVPESNVKETKALFVTTNDLARRLQKLNNKQKMQSNRLKTTLENIPSSVLMIDKHGEIVVANHSYYEVFRPEKKVESKDYTAYLDEKIQHLILEAFRTEQAIYDQIELYINDVHQKYFDVSCLPILSKSKKRLQGLVLVMHDITNLKKLENLRREFVANVSHELKTPITSIKGFAETLIEGAKNDEQSLEMFLKIILKESNRIESLVMDLLDLSHIEQQTELETTYVNLSELAYNTIDNLQNQARYKNITINSEIEKDVIIEAHENKLAQVITNLLSNAINYSLEDNKVIVRVYREDIKVNLEIQDFGIGIDKEDQKHIFERFYRVDKARSRDSGGTGLGLSITKHIVEAHHGTINVDSQPGEGSLFRVSFIDEKQ from the coding sequence ATGTTAAAGTTTCATCACCGATTACTCCTATTATTAAGTGCTATCACGATTATCAGTTTTATAGGTTTAGGGGCCATTATTCATCATACGATTTATCAAATACTATCTACTACGCAAAGTGCTGAATTAAACCATATTTCTGAGAATTTTCTAAAATTAAATAAGCAAAAAAACAACAAAGAAATTACAAATATCGCATCTGATCAACATTTAACTGTTTATATTTACGAAGATGGTAAAACTATTTATAAGTTAGGTAATCATCAAAAAATAAATAAAAATATAGACAATGCCGCAAATCCATCAGATATTATATATCACAATGAGAATGGGCAACTAAGATACACGTTTAAACATACAGTTAATGATAAAACGATATACATAAGTGGTTTGAATAATGAAATTATTGATCTGCAGAAAAGTATGTGGAAATATTTGTCATTAATCGGAATTATCGTATTATTAGCAATTTATTTAGCAGTTAGAAGTATTAATAGGACATATATTAGACCTATTAATGAAGTTACATATGCAACATCTCTTATTGCGGATGGCTATTACCATGTTAGAGTTCCTGAAAGTAACGTTAAAGAAACAAAAGCCTTATTTGTAACAACGAATGATTTAGCGAGACGACTCCAAAAGCTTAATAACAAACAAAAAATGCAATCTAATCGATTAAAAACAACATTGGAGAATATCCCAAGTTCAGTATTAATGATCGATAAACATGGAGAGATTGTTGTAGCCAATCATTCGTATTATGAAGTATTTAGACCAGAGAAAAAAGTAGAAAGCAAAGATTATACCGCATATTTAGATGAGAAAATACAGCACTTGATACTTGAAGCTTTTAGAACTGAACAAGCAATTTATGATCAAATTGAATTATATATAAATGACGTACATCAAAAATATTTTGATGTTTCATGTCTACCTATCCTCAGTAAATCTAAAAAACGATTACAAGGTTTGGTACTCGTTATGCATGATATTACAAATTTGAAAAAGCTTGAAAACCTTAGACGTGAATTCGTAGCAAATGTTTCTCATGAATTAAAAACACCAATAACGTCAATTAAAGGTTTTGCTGAAACGCTTATTGAAGGTGCTAAAAATGACGAGCAATCTTTAGAAATGTTTTTAAAGATTATCCTAAAAGAATCCAATCGTATTGAATCATTAGTAATGGATTTATTAGATTTATCACATATTGAACAACAAACAGAGCTTGAAACAACTTATGTGAATCTTTCGGAATTAGCCTATAATACGATTGATAACCTTCAAAATCAGGCTAGATATAAAAACATCACTATCAATTCAGAAATTGAAAAAGATGTGATAATTGAAGCTCATGAGAATAAATTAGCTCAAGTCATTACCAACTTATTGTCTAATGCCATCAATTACTCTCTTGAAGATAATAAGGTCATTGTTAGAGTTTATCGAGAAGACATTAAAGTCAATTTAGAAATCCAAGATTTTGGTATTGGTATTGATAAAGAGGATCAAAAACATATTTTTGAAAGATTTTATCGTGTTGATAAAGCGCGCAGTCGTGATTCAGGCGGAACAGGATTAGGGCTATCAATTACTAAGCATATTGTAGAAGCACATCATGGTACGATAAATGTTGATAGTCAACCTGGTGAAGGTTCATTATTTAGAGTGTCATTTATAGATGAAAAACAATAA